From Rhodococcus sp. B7740:
GCGCTGACAACCATGTCCAGCACTGTTCGGCTCGACGCGATAGGCCTCGCCGCCGCAGCGATCGGCACCGCCAGCATGGCAACCGGCGTCGTCCTCACCAAACGCTGGGGAGTACCGCCGAACACCAATCCACTCAATTCCACTGCGTGGCAACTACTTGTCGGCGGCATGGTGATCCTTCCGTTGATTCCGATCGTCGACGACGGACCATGGGCCATCGACGCCGAGGCTGTACTCGGCTACGCGTGGCTCGCGGTCATCGGCGGTGCGATGGCGTACGCGCTCTGGTTCCGCGGTGCCCGCACTCTGCCCTCAGCAAACGTCTCTCTGCTCGGCATCCTCAGTCCGCTCACCGCGGCCGTACTCGGATGGATCGTGTTGGGACAGAACATGACAGGATTACAATGCGCGGGTTTCGGAATCGCACTCTTCGCTTCCACCGCCGGCCAGTTCGTGCCCAGAGATACTCGGTGACCGTTGGCAGCATGCATGCCGGCTCGAATCGGGTGCAGGCGACCGCGCTGAGCGCGGCTGGCTGCACCCGAAATTTGTCCTTGTCATGCAGCGATCGTGCACGATGGTGTCGTGACTCCTGCTGTGTCGGTTCCGACTCGCGGCAGTCGTCACTGTTCATCTACTCCCAAGGTCACTGACTGTTCCTACCTTGGAATCGCCCTGTCCATTCTGTGCCATCTGTTGATTTCACAGCAATCCCGCTACGATCCTCGATACAACAGACCGATTGGTCTTGAACATGGAGGATCACATGCCGTATCTCGGTCTGCTGGTGATGTTGCTGTGGGTGTTCTGTCTGATCGACGTGATCACGGCCGACGACGGTGGAGTGCGATTCCTCCCGAAGATCGTGTGGCTGCTGTTGGTGGTGTTTCTCCCGTTGGCCGGCTCGTTGGCATGGTTGTTCGCGGGACGCCCGATCGGTGGCGGAATTTGGGGAGGTTCCGGCGGCGGTAACCGTCGCGTCAGCAATTCTGCGTTTCCGGAGTACGAGACGCGCCCCGGTCGTCAGGCCGCGCAGAATCCCGATGCCGATGCGGAATTTCTTCGGCAGTGCCGAGCCCGCGCGGAGGAGCAACGTCGACTCGAGCGCGAGCGCCGCAAGCGAGATCTCGGATTCTGATCAGTGTTGCCGAATCGAAGGTGGAAGCTCAGATGAAGTGGTTCGTGTCGGCCCGCAGTGCAGAGACCATCAGCAGCACCATACGAACGGGCGACGCACCGGATTGGGATGCGGCCGTCACACTGGCGATCCAGACCGGGCGCGAATTGACCCACGCGGACGACGGCACTCCGCTCGGCCCGGCACGGATCTACCGAATCGGTGACGGTGACGGGGTATCGACGGACGACGGCAGCGACACCGCGCGCGAAGACGACCTTCGGCGTCGGATAAAACAACAGACCGAATACGACGCTGGAGTCGCGAATCCCGCTCCACCGCAGACCACATTTCTCACTCCGTCGACATCGGTTGCCGAACAATGGGCTCGAATTGCCCGGTGGCTCGGAGACAATCTCCCGTCGGTGTCGATCACCGGTGCCACAGAGGAACAGATCAACGAAGCGATGCGCGCAACCGGCGGCATCTGGCCGGAGGAGTTGACGTCGTTCTTCGGCCTGGTCAACGGATTCCCTCGCGACAACTGGGTGTCGATCTTTCCCGCCCATGAACTGTTCGACCTCGCCCGTACCGTCAGCGAGCGTCAGCTCGAACTCGATATCTGGAGCGAGATCGACGCCGAAATGGGTGCCGAACCTCGAACCGATTCACCCGCCGGAGAATACGTCGGAACCTACTCACCTCACTTCATTCCGTTCGCGGGAGCAGACGGGTATCTGCTGTTTGTCGACGCTCGATGGGGCCCTCGCAATGGGTGCGTCACCGAGTTCGAGAAGGTCGACGCTGACGGCGCAGGCCCCAAGTGGCCATCACTGACCGCGATGTTGACCGAGTTGGCCGACAGTCTCGAGACCGGCACAGCTTTCGACGGCCGGACACCCACCGTCGTCGACGATCAATTGCATTGGCAATAAATCGGTTTCGGTTCAACACAGTCATCGACGCTATCGGCCCGTCTAACGGTCCCTGCGTCGAGCCGAGCGCTCGTTGCCGGCAAACGCGCGCGCGTTTGCAGAAACTTCTCGAAATTCCCCGGATTCGCTCACTATTCCCCGCGCCGCTGGCAAACGCGCGCGCGTTTGCGGAGGAGCCGTTGTCGAATGGACAACGCCGACCCTGGATCGGCGTCGTCTCCGAACGGCGCCATGTGTACGCAATGCCCAGAACCACGAAGACGACCGCCGCACGCAATGCGACACCTCATGAGCACTCGAATCGGACAAATTCGACCGATCGGTATATTGTTTGGGTAACTACTGCACCACAGAAGGACCGACGTGTCGAAGCAGCGAACGTTTCGCGAGTACGTGATGACTGGCCCGCTGAGCAAGAAGAACGGCGCAACCCGTGGTGACTACATCAACGCGCTTGCGCTGGTTCCTGCGGTAATGATCGGCTTTCTCCTCGCGCAACTGGTGGTGAGCCTCGGCTCGATTGCACTCGACATCGCCGTCGGATGCTTTGCCGGTGGCGTAACTGGGTTGCTGTACCTCTACGTCGCGTATCGAGTCGACTGTCAGCGGACCTAGCGTCCAGCACGATTCGGATGGTCTCACGAGATCGATCCGGTACGGGGCTACCAGGCCTGCTCCCCCGCAAACGCGCGCGCATTCGCCAAACGCTCGCAAAACAGTGCCCGCCCACCTGACAATTCCGCGCGCACGTAACAAACGCGCGCGCATTTGCCACATCTGCAGGCCGCGCCCCGCCCACCCCGAGCCAGCCGCGACCCAGAGTCGATTGAACCTGTCTACCCCTGCGCCGCCGTTAGGTGCTCGGCCGACACGGCTTTGAGGTGTGTCAGGTCGGATGCCACTGTGGCGAGGGTGAATCCCTCGGACAGTCGCTGCGCAGCAATACTTCCCGAAGCAGTGTGAATTCCCGCTGTGATTCCTGCTGCGGCTGCGGCTTTCTGCACTCGCACCAGGGCTGCGTCGAATTCTGCGTCGACGGAGGGGTCGGTGGGCGAGGATCCGCCGACGGCCAATCGCAGATCCGAGGGTCCTACGTAGACGCCGTCGAGTCCTGGTACGGCGCAGATTTCCTCGACATTGGCCAGGCCTTGTGGGGTTTCGATCATGGCCAGCACGACGGTATCGCGGTTGGCTGCGGCGGGATCGGGTCCGATGCGTAGTTGTGAGCGCATCGGTCCGTAGGAGCGGATGCCCGACGGCGGGTAGGTCGCCGCGGATACTGCAGCGGCTGCGTCGGCGGCGGTGTCGACGAGCGGCACGATGACTCCGGCGGCACCGGCGTCGAGTGCGCGGCCGATGACGGTGGCGTTGTTGGCTTCGACGCGGACGAGGGCGGCGGGCCCGTGCGCGGCGTCGATTGCCGTGATCCCGGCGAGCATGCCGGAGTAGCCGATCAGACCGTGTTGGAGGTCGAGGGCAATGTAGTCCCAGCCCACGTGTGCGAGCCATTCGGTGGAGACGGGACTGTCGATGACCGACCAATACCCGAGGATGCGCTCGCGATTGCGTACGCGGGCAGCGAATTCCTGTGCAGACATCAAAATCCTTCAGCGGTTGTAGTTCGGCATCGGGCCACGGAGCGCTGCGCCGACCTCGTCGCACGCAGCGACGACATCCACGTCGAGCGGCCCGCGTCCGAGGGCTGCGATGTTCGATTCGAGGTGCTCGACCTTGGATCCGCCCAGGAGCACCGGTCCGGTCGCGGGCTTGGATACCAACCATCGTAGTGCCAGCTCGGTGAGCGGCATTCCCGCATCGTCGGCAACGATACCGAGCTGTGTGATGGCGTCGAATATTGCTGTGTTCCAGTACCGTTCGCGATACATCACAGCCAGGCGCGAGTCGCCGAACCGGCCATCGGTGGGTTCGTTTGCCGCAGAATGCTTTCCGGTGAGCAGTCCGCCGCCGAGCGGGTTGTAGACCATGGTGGTCAACCCTGTGACGGCCGCGAACTCGACGTATTCCTCCTCGATCCGGCGGGCGAGCAGGTTGTAGAGCTGCTGCGCGACGATCGGACGGGGAGCACCGACCTCGTCGGCCACTCGGTTGACGTCACCGATCTGCCACGCCGCGAAGTTCGAGACGCCGAGTGCCCTGATCTTGCCTTCCGACACCAGCTCCGCCACCGCAGTGAGAGTCTCAACCAGCGGCGTCGCACGATCGGGCTGGTGCAGGTAGAACAGGTCGACGTAATCGGTGTTCAACCGCGCCAGGCTGGCATCGACGCTGAGCCGCAGGCCTTTCGGAGACAGTGGACTGTTGTCCCCGGCGTCGGGATGGGGCATACCGGCTTTGGTCGCCAGGGTCACCCGGTCGCGGCGCGTGGCGAGCAAGGTGGCCAAGATCCGTTCGGATTCTCCGCCCGCGTAGCCGTTGGCGGTATCGATGTGAGTGACCCCGGCGTCCAGCGCCGCGTCGAGCATCTTGGCGGCACCGGATTCGTCGACGGTGTCACCGAACGTCATGGTCCCGAGGACGAGGGGTGAGATATCGAGCGAGGTCATGCGGGAACTCCTGCCGGTGTTTTCGTGAGCCGTGACACGACATGTCGCGGTTTGATTCCTGTCATGGCTGCGGGGTCGAGAGCCGCTGCGCGCAGCGCTCGGGTGTACGGCTCCTTGGGTCGCGCGAGGACCTCCTCGGTATCGCCGCCTTCGACGACGCGACCCTTGGACATCACGATGACCGTCTCGCTGATCTCGCGGACGACCCCGAGATTGTGCGAGATGAAGACGTAGGTCAAACCGGTCTGCTGTTGGATCTCACGCAGCAACTCGAGCACCTGCGCTTGTACCGAAACGTCCAGTGCGCTCGTGGCCTCGTCGCACACCAGGATTTCCGGACCCGACGCGAGCGCACGGGCGATTCCGATCCGTTGGCGTTGACCACCGGAGAATTCTGCCGGCCGACGACCGAGGGCAGTTGTCGGCAGTCCGACTCGGTCGATGAGTTCGGCGGCCTTCTTCGCTCGCTCGGATTTGCTGCGAACACCTTTGAGCCGCAGCGGTTCACCGACGATGTCGACGGCCGTCAGGTGCGGGTCGAGCGATCCGTACGGATCCTGGAACACCATCTGTACCCGGGAGCGAAAGGGCCGCAGTGCTTTCTCGGACAGGTGCGCGATGTCGGTGCCGTCGACGACGATGCGTCCCGACGTGGGGGTGAGCAGTCGCACGATGGATTTCGCGATGGTGGATTTGCCGCATCCGGATTCGCCGACGATGGCGATGGTGCTGCCCTTGTCCACCGAGAAGCTCACCGTGTCGACGGCACGGAATGTGCCGGTGGCAACCGGGTATTCGACGACGAGGTCCTCGACCGACAGAAGTGGTGCGCTCATACCGTGGCCTCGACCTTCTCGGCTGCTTCGTTCCACGGTCCCAGTTGTGGGATCGCGTCGAGCAGATTCTTGGTGTACGGATTCTGCGGAGCATTGACGAGTTCCTCGGCTCCGCCGTTCTCGACGAACACTCCGCTTTTCATCACGTAGATGCGATCGGACATCAAGCGTGCGACGCCGAGGTCGTGGGTGATGACGAGCAGTCCGATTCCGGTGCGTTCCTGCACTTCCAGGAGGAGGTCGAGGATGCTGGCCTGAACGGTGACGTCGAGAGCGCTGGTCGGCTCGTCTGCGACGATCAGTTCGGGACCGGCCGCGAGAGCGCCGGCGATCAGGACGCGTTGGAGCATGCCGCCGGAGAGTTGGTGTGGGTACTTGTTCAGCTGGCCGGCGGGGTCGGGAATGCGGACCTGCTCGAGCAGTTCGATGCATCGCGTGGTCTGCGCAGTTCGGCCTGCGACGCCGCTGTGCCGGACGGCTTCGCGCAACTGGCTACCGATGGTGTGTACCGGGCTCAGTGCCGTCATCGGATCCTGCGGTATGAGTGCAATGTGCTTGCCTCGAATACCGCACAGCTCCTTGGCTTTTCCGAGTATTTCCGTGTCCTTGAAGGTCACGGATCCGGAGAGCACGGCGAGATCGGTGGGCAGCAGGCCCAGGATGCCCATGGCCGTCGTGGACTTGCCCGATCCGGATTCGCCGATGATGGTGACGGTTTCGCCGGCTTCGATGCAGAACGAGACGCCGTCGACGGCCCGGATGAGGCCCTTGTCGGTGACCAACTCGATCTGCAGTTCGTCGACCTTCAGTAGATTGCCCATCTCTCAAGCACGCCCTTTCTTGTTCGAGCGGGAGAACATCCGCAGCAGGCTCGATCCGGCCGGTCGATCTCGGAGGCCGTCGCCGAGCAGGTTGACTCCGACGACGAGCAGCACGATGACCAGTCCGGGCAGAGTCACAAGCCACCACGAGGTGGTGATGTAGTCCTGGCCGTCGGAGATGATTCGTCCCCAGGTGGCGAACGGGCGTTGCGGTCCGGCACCGAGGTAGCTCAGTGCACTCTCGAGCAGTACGGCCTGGGCGAGGAGCAGCAGGACGACCAGCGATGCCTGCTTGATGATGTTGGGAACCACGTGGCGGAGCAGGATCGCGATGCGTCCGAGTCCGAGTACTCGTGCGGCTGCGATGTACGGCTTCTCGCGTTCGACGAGGACGAGTGATCGTGTCAGACGGGCGATCTCGGGCCACTGCGCGATGGCGATCACGAAGGTGATGACCGGAATGGACGGGCCGAACAGTGCCACGACGAGGAGCAACATCATCAACAGCGGCAGGGAGAGCTGCGCTTCGAGGAGACGGGAGACGACGGCGTCGACCCAGCCGCCGAAGAAGCCGGCGAGCGATCCGAGGGTGAGCCCGATCAAGCCGGAGACGAGGACCGCGAGGATTCCGACGGTGAGCGAGACCTGCCCGCCGTAGAGCACTCGCGCCAGCAGGTCGCGACCGAGCTGATCGGTTCCGAAGAGGTGGCCGTCGGTCAACGGTGCGAGTCGCCGTTGGGCGAGGTCGGTCGCGTCGGGTGAGGCCAGCGGCAGGACGCGAGCGAAGGCCACCGGGAGGATGACGGCCAGGGCGCACACGCTGCCGATCCAGATCTTGACGCGGCTGTCTCGTCTCCTGCGCGTGGCACCGGCCGAGGCGAAATCCTTGGTGGTGACGGCGCTGGGACGTGCTGTGTCCGAGGGCTTGTCGACGACTGTCATCAGCTTGCTGCCTTCCCGAGGCGAACGCGGGGATCGAGGAGTGGGTAACAGAGGTCGACGGCCAACTGCACGAGGACGGCGAGCACTGCGGTGACCAGAACCGTTGCTTGGATCAGCGGGTAGTCGCGGGTTTCGAGGGCGCGCACCACCAACGAGCCGACACCGGGCCAGGCGAAGACCACCTCGACCACGACGACGCCGTTGAGCATGGACGCGAAGCGCGTGCCGAGGGCGGTCACCACCGGAATCGAGGAGTTGCGCAGGGCGTAGCGCCAGGTGATCTCTCGCTCGGTGACGCCGCGGGAGCGGGCGACGGTGACGTAGGGCGAGGCGTACGCGCTGACCATCTCGCGTCGCACCATTCGGGAGATCAGTGCGATCTGCAGGATGGCGACGGTGACTGCGGGCAGGATCAGTGACGACCAACTGGTGAAGCCGGCTGCGGGGAGTACCGGAACCAGTACGGCGAAGAAGGTGAGCAGCATCAAGCCGGTCCAGAAGTCCGGCATCGACTGGCCGGCGATAGTGACGACGTTCGCGCCCAGCTCGCGGCGGGTGTCGGCGCGACGGGCCATCCAGATCCCCAGCGGAATGGACACCACGGTGGTCAGCAGGATGGCCGCGAAGGCCAGGGTGATCGTGTACGGAATGCGCTGCAGGACGACGTCGAGCGCGGGTGCCTGGAAGGAGTACGAGGTACCGAGGTCGAGGGTGAACAGGCCTTTCAGGTACAGCGCGTACTGGGTGAAGATCGACTGGTCGAGGCCCAGATTGGTACGGATCTGCGCCAGATCCTCGGTGGTGGCCAGTGGCCCCGCCATGGAGTAGGCCGGGTCGCCGGGGGCCATTCGGATCAACACGAACACTGTGGTGAGCGTCAGGAAGATGGTGAGCACGCTCTGCCCGAGTCGACGCACCACGTACCGAGCCATCGGCGCGGTGAGGAACGCGGGCAGCACGGAGTTCGTGGCGGACGTGGCCGCGGGCACGCTGGGTGGACTTGCGGTGAGCTGGGTCATCGCCCCACCTGCGCTACTGGTATTGCCTGGGTCATCGTCGACCTTTCGATAACACTGCCTCGTTGTAACTCAGCTCACAATTGCACTAATGCGCGGTTTGCGCAACCTTCAATATTTTTCTGCGCACTTCAAGCATTTCGTAGTACAGTCGCCCTGTGTCCACGATCACTTTCGTCGACGGCGGTCTTCGAGACCCGAACCGACATCCACATTTCGATGTGTCAGTCACGAGAGGTCAATGATGACCGAAAGCTTTGTCAACCAGCGTTTTTCACGGCGAACGCTGTTCCGTTCGAGTTTGATCCTCGGCGCGGGTCTGACCCTCGGCGGCGCGATGTCGGCATGCGCGACGCCCACCGGCAAGCCCGGGCCGAACACCGTCAGCCTCGCGATGAATCGATCGATGGTGAGCCTGGACAACAAGCTCCTCCAGTTCGACGCGGCTCTGACCGTGCAACGCTCCGTCCGCGAGGCGCTGACCACCATCACTCCGTCGCTGAAGGTCCAGCTCGTTCTGGCCGACAGCTTCGAACTCGTCGCGCCGACGCAGTGGCTGGTCCATCTACGTCCGGGCATCACCTACTCCGACGGCAGGCCCGTCCGAGTCGAGGACGTCGACACCGCCCTGCGCATGTACAGCCAGGTCACGGGCTCGTTCGTCGGGACGTTCTTTCCCGAGTGGCCCACGGTCGGCAAGATCGACGACTCGACGTTCACTCTCGACACCGAACGGCCCATTCCGGTGCTCGACTACCTGATGTCGAACATCCTCATCACGCCCGCGGAGAACAACGTTCCCGAGGATCTGCAGGACGGCGTCGGCACCGGCCCGTTCGTGGTGACCCAGGCCGATCGCGGCACCGGCAACTACTCGCTCGCGAGAAACCCGAACTATTGGGGCACCGAGGCATCGGTCGAGTCGGTCAGCGTCCGGTTCGTTCCCGACGAGTCCAACCGTGTCGTCTCCCTGCGCAGCGGCGAGGTCGACGTCATCGATGCCATCACTCCCGACGCGGCCGATCAGCTCGCGGGTCTGGCCGGCGTCACCGTCGAGCGCACCGACGGCGTTCGGCTCAACCAGCTGTTCTACAACTTCCGTAAACCGGCAGGCCATCCCCTGGCCGATGCTCGCGTCCGAAAAGCACTGAGCTACGCGATCAACGGCAACGCACTGATCGACCAGGTGATGCAGGGGGCGGCGACCCCGTCACGCGGCGTCGTACCGGGCATCCTGACCGGGGCCATCGAGACAGGCGAGTACGTCTACGATCCGCAGCGAGCCAGGCAGGAGCTCGACGCTCTCGGCGTCCGTGATCTCGAAGTCAAGATCATCTGGGAGACGGGCGAATTCGCCGCCGACACCGACATCATGGAGTCGGTTCTGCAGATGCTCTCCGCCGTGGGTGTTCGTGCGACGTTGCAGCAGTTCGAGCCGGGCGGTGACATCTCGACGTGGCGTCAGGGCAAGGCGGGTGACTGGGACATCCTGGGCAACGGCTACCCCAGTCCCACCGGGCTGGCCGTGACGATCATGCAGGGCATGTACGCAGGTACCGCCGCCAAGGAAGAGACCCGAGACACCTACCACGGGTACATCTTTCCCGAGATCACCGCCCTCATCGCCAAGGCCTCGGAGGATGCCGACGACACCACTCGCAACGAGACACTCGCCCAGGCCCAGCGTCAGATCTGGGACACCTGGCCCTGCCTGTGGTCGTTCGTCCCCAAGACCGTCATCGCCCGTCGCAATCGCATCGATGGAATTGCTCTGCGTCCCACCAACTCCTACGACATGGCTGCGGTCACGCTCAACTCCTGAGCGAGAACAGAAGGTAGAACATGAGCAACACCAGCTTCCTCACCCCGGGCGATCTCCTCGCCGACGGCGCTGTGCGCGAGACCTCCGAGCCCGGACGGTCCGACGCGTTCCTCCCGGCACCTCAGGTGCAGAATCACGCCGCCAACCTGGCGATCCTGCCCGACGGCGCGCTGGCGTGCGTCTGGTTCGCCGGCACGCAGGAAGGTGTTCCGGACATCAGCGTGTGGTTCTCCCGGCTCGAGGCCGGAGAGCATCAGTGGAGCACCCCCGTCCAACTGTCCGACGATCCGACGCGGTCGGAGCAGAATCCTGTTCTCTTCGTGCGTGATTCGGATGAGGTGTGGTTGCTGTGGACCTCGCAGCACGCCGGCAACCAGGACACCGCACGGGTACTGCGTCGCATCTCCCCCGACGGCGGCCTGAGCTGGGGTGAGGCGCACGTGTTGCTTCCCGAGACCGACGCCGGCGGAATCTTCGTTCGCCAACCCGTGATTCGGCTCGAGTCGGGACGGCTACTGCTGCCGGTGTTCCACTGCGTCAAGATCGACGGACGCAAATGGGTCGGCGATCGGGACTACAGCGGCGCCATGGTCTCGGACGACGACGGTACGACGTGGCGTGAGGTGGTGGTTCCGGACAGTGTCGGCTGCGTTCACATGAACATCGCTGTGCAGAAGGATGGTTCGCTCGTCGCGCTGTATCGGAGCCGGTGGGCGGATCACATCTACCGCAGCGTC
This genomic window contains:
- a CDS encoding EamA family transporter, which codes for MRASHAGADSTHTRGPRGASSTLGITAAAALAPIVWGTTYLVTSELLPPDRPMTASVLRAVPAGLLLLLISPGIPGHGWRLKTAVLGVLNIGLFFPMLFVAAYRLPGGAAAVVGSAQPLIIIAMSTAFGWGRTRPVQVGWALVAVVGVALTTMSSTVRLDAIGLAAAAIGTASMATGVVLTKRWGVPPNTNPLNSTAWQLLVGGMVILPLIPIVDDGPWAIDAEAVLGYAWLAVIGGAMAYALWFRGARTLPSANVSLLGILSPLTAAVLGWIVLGQNMTGLQCAGFGIALFASTAGQFVPRDTR
- a CDS encoding PLD nuclease N-terminal domain-containing protein — translated: MPYLGLLVMLLWVFCLIDVITADDGGVRFLPKIVWLLLVVFLPLAGSLAWLFAGRPIGGGIWGGSGGGNRRVSNSAFPEYETRPGRQAAQNPDADAEFLRQCRARAEEQRRLERERRKRDLGF
- a CDS encoding SMI1/KNR4 family protein — its product is MKWFVSARSAETISSTIRTGDAPDWDAAVTLAIQTGRELTHADDGTPLGPARIYRIGDGDGVSTDDGSDTAREDDLRRRIKQQTEYDAGVANPAPPQTTFLTPSTSVAEQWARIARWLGDNLPSVSITGATEEQINEAMRATGGIWPEELTSFFGLVNGFPRDNWVSIFPAHELFDLARTVSERQLELDIWSEIDAEMGAEPRTDSPAGEYVGTYSPHFIPFAGADGYLLFVDARWGPRNGCVTEFEKVDADGAGPKWPSLTAMLTELADSLETGTAFDGRTPTVVDDQLHWQ
- a CDS encoding HpcH/HpaI aldolase family protein, with translation MSAQEFAARVRNRERILGYWSVIDSPVSTEWLAHVGWDYIALDLQHGLIGYSGMLAGITAIDAAHGPAALVRVEANNATVIGRALDAGAAGVIVPLVDTAADAAAAVSAATYPPSGIRSYGPMRSQLRIGPDPAAANRDTVVLAMIETPQGLANVEEICAVPGLDGVYVGPSDLRLAVGGSSPTDPSVDAEFDAALVRVQKAAAAAGITAGIHTASGSIAAQRLSEGFTLATVASDLTHLKAVSAEHLTAAQG
- a CDS encoding aldo/keto reductase translates to MTSLDISPLVLGTMTFGDTVDESGAAKMLDAALDAGVTHIDTANGYAGGESERILATLLATRRDRVTLATKAGMPHPDAGDNSPLSPKGLRLSVDASLARLNTDYVDLFYLHQPDRATPLVETLTAVAELVSEGKIRALGVSNFAAWQIGDVNRVADEVGAPRPIVAQQLYNLLARRIEEEYVEFAAVTGLTTMVYNPLGGGLLTGKHSAANEPTDGRFGDSRLAVMYRERYWNTAIFDAITQLGIVADDAGMPLTELALRWLVSKPATGPVLLGGSKVEHLESNIAALGRGPLDVDVVAACDEVGAALRGPMPNYNR
- a CDS encoding ATP-binding cassette domain-containing protein encodes the protein MSAPLLSVEDLVVEYPVATGTFRAVDTVSFSVDKGSTIAIVGESGCGKSTIAKSIVRLLTPTSGRIVVDGTDIAHLSEKALRPFRSRVQMVFQDPYGSLDPHLTAVDIVGEPLRLKGVRSKSERAKKAAELIDRVGLPTTALGRRPAEFSGGQRQRIGIARALASGPEILVCDEATSALDVSVQAQVLELLREIQQQTGLTYVFISHNLGVVREISETVIVMSKGRVVEGGDTEEVLARPKEPYTRALRAAALDPAAMTGIKPRHVVSRLTKTPAGVPA
- a CDS encoding ABC transporter ATP-binding protein, producing the protein MGNLLKVDELQIELVTDKGLIRAVDGVSFCIEAGETVTIIGESGSGKSTTAMGILGLLPTDLAVLSGSVTFKDTEILGKAKELCGIRGKHIALIPQDPMTALSPVHTIGSQLREAVRHSGVAGRTAQTTRCIELLEQVRIPDPAGQLNKYPHQLSGGMLQRVLIAGALAAGPELIVADEPTSALDVTVQASILDLLLEVQERTGIGLLVITHDLGVARLMSDRIYVMKSGVFVENGGAEELVNAPQNPYTKNLLDAIPQLGPWNEAAEKVEATV
- a CDS encoding ABC transporter permease, which translates into the protein MTVVDKPSDTARPSAVTTKDFASAGATRRRRDSRVKIWIGSVCALAVILPVAFARVLPLASPDATDLAQRRLAPLTDGHLFGTDQLGRDLLARVLYGGQVSLTVGILAVLVSGLIGLTLGSLAGFFGGWVDAVVSRLLEAQLSLPLLMMLLLVVALFGPSIPVITFVIAIAQWPEIARLTRSLVLVEREKPYIAAARVLGLGRIAILLRHVVPNIIKQASLVVLLLLAQAVLLESALSYLGAGPQRPFATWGRIISDGQDYITTSWWLVTLPGLVIVLLVVGVNLLGDGLRDRPAGSSLLRMFSRSNKKGRA
- a CDS encoding ABC transporter permease, whose translation is MARYVVRRLGQSVLTIFLTLTTVFVLIRMAPGDPAYSMAGPLATTEDLAQIRTNLGLDQSIFTQYALYLKGLFTLDLGTSYSFQAPALDVVLQRIPYTITLAFAAILLTTVVSIPLGIWMARRADTRRELGANVVTIAGQSMPDFWTGLMLLTFFAVLVPVLPAAGFTSWSSLILPAVTVAILQIALISRMVRREMVSAYASPYVTVARSRGVTEREITWRYALRNSSIPVVTALGTRFASMLNGVVVVEVVFAWPGVGSLVVRALETRDYPLIQATVLVTAVLAVLVQLAVDLCYPLLDPRVRLGKAAS
- a CDS encoding ABC transporter substrate-binding protein — protein: MTESFVNQRFSRRTLFRSSLILGAGLTLGGAMSACATPTGKPGPNTVSLAMNRSMVSLDNKLLQFDAALTVQRSVREALTTITPSLKVQLVLADSFELVAPTQWLVHLRPGITYSDGRPVRVEDVDTALRMYSQVTGSFVGTFFPEWPTVGKIDDSTFTLDTERPIPVLDYLMSNILITPAENNVPEDLQDGVGTGPFVVTQADRGTGNYSLARNPNYWGTEASVESVSVRFVPDESNRVVSLRSGEVDVIDAITPDAADQLAGLAGVTVERTDGVRLNQLFYNFRKPAGHPLADARVRKALSYAINGNALIDQVMQGAATPSRGVVPGILTGAIETGEYVYDPQRARQELDALGVRDLEVKIIWETGEFAADTDIMESVLQMLSAVGVRATLQQFEPGGDISTWRQGKAGDWDILGNGYPSPTGLAVTIMQGMYAGTAAKEETRDTYHGYIFPEITALIAKASEDADDTTRNETLAQAQRQIWDTWPCLWSFVPKTVIARRNRIDGIALRPTNSYDMAAVTLNS
- a CDS encoding sialidase family protein; this encodes MSNTSFLTPGDLLADGAVRETSEPGRSDAFLPAPQVQNHAANLAILPDGALACVWFAGTQEGVPDISVWFSRLEAGEHQWSTPVQLSDDPTRSEQNPVLFVRDSDEVWLLWTSQHAGNQDTARVLRRISPDGGLSWGEAHVLLPETDAGGIFVRQPVIRLESGRLLLPVFHCVKIDGRKWVGDRDYSGAMVSDDDGTTWREVVVPDSVGCVHMNIAVQKDGSLVALYRSRWADHIYRSVSTDDGDSWSAPVPTELPNNNSSVQVVSRADGTLALVYNHASALDATARRVSLYDEIDDDGLADGTEEAESPLDDGDARAAFWGAPRAPMTLAISSDGGVTWPVRRDLDVGDGYCLTNNSRDGSNREFSYPSIVEDSDGRLHIAYTYFRQAIKYVQLESDRAGSA